The following are encoded in a window of Nocardioides houyundeii genomic DNA:
- a CDS encoding NAD-dependent epimerase/dehydratase family protein has product MTRILVTGGNGFLGSSVVRGLAASGHEVLSGDLAAPRTSVPGVEHLLMDVTDAAAVDAAFADRAVEVVVHLASIVTPGKDSSREKEYAVDVTGTRHVLDACLAHGVRRVVVSSSGAAYGYHRDNGATRGGWLTEDDPVRGNVEFAYSDHKRLVEEMLADLRVSHPELEQVVLRIGTILGARVDNQITALFEKKRLLKIAGAASPFVFIWDTDVVAAIELAATGEVTGIFNVAGDGALTVDQIAAAMGKATMAIPEPVLRAVLAVGKRLGLTAYGPEQTVFLAFRPVLDNTRLKTVLGLVPSRTSAEAFGAWQQARGLTGPEA; this is encoded by the coding sequence ATGACGCGCATCCTGGTCACCGGCGGCAACGGCTTTCTCGGCAGCTCTGTGGTGCGGGGTCTCGCCGCCTCGGGCCACGAGGTCCTCAGCGGCGACCTCGCCGCACCCCGGACGTCCGTGCCGGGTGTCGAGCACCTGCTGATGGACGTCACCGACGCGGCAGCCGTGGACGCCGCCTTCGCCGACCGGGCCGTCGAGGTGGTGGTGCACCTGGCCTCCATCGTCACCCCCGGCAAGGACAGCTCGCGGGAGAAGGAGTACGCGGTCGACGTCACCGGCACCCGCCACGTGCTGGACGCCTGCCTGGCGCACGGCGTACGCCGGGTGGTGGTCTCCTCCTCCGGCGCCGCCTACGGCTACCACCGGGACAACGGCGCGACCCGGGGCGGCTGGCTCACCGAGGACGACCCGGTCCGCGGCAACGTCGAGTTCGCCTACAGCGACCACAAGCGGCTGGTGGAGGAGATGCTCGCCGACCTGCGCGTGAGCCACCCCGAGCTGGAGCAGGTGGTGCTGCGGATCGGCACGATCCTGGGGGCCCGGGTGGACAACCAGATCACCGCCCTGTTCGAGAAGAAGCGGCTGCTCAAGATCGCCGGAGCAGCCTCCCCGTTCGTGTTCATCTGGGACACCGACGTGGTGGCGGCGATCGAGCTGGCCGCCACCGGCGAGGTGACCGGCATCTTCAACGTCGCCGGCGACGGCGCCCTGACCGTCGACCAGATCGCCGCCGCGATGGGCAAGGCCACCATGGCGATCCCGGAGCCGGTGCTGCGCGCGGTGCTGGCGGTGGGCAAGCGGCTCGGGCTGACGGCGTACGGTCCGGAGCAGACGGTCTTCCTGGCCTTCCGGCCGGTGCTGGACAACACCCGGCTCAAGACGGTGCTGGGCCTGGTGCCCTCGCGCACCAGCGCGGAGGCGTTCGGTGCCTGGCAGCAGGCCCGGGGGCTGACCGGCCCCGAGGCCTGA
- a CDS encoding MMPL family transporter, translating into MHRQIAGMLTGRATKWLVLGLWLVVTVVASTFAAKLVDVQNNEASSWLPESAESTRALEKLTSFQDPNSIPTVVVYEKSSGLTEQDLAAATEDAKRFAEVEGVEGEVVGPLPSQDGEALQTIVTFNFGSDGWNSLPDAADELKEIAGISGGDVYIAGAGGQAADSAEAFGGIDTTLLFSTLSVVIVILLLTYRSPVLWILPILCAGVALFSSQALIYFLAKYADLTVNGQSYAILTILVIGAGTDYALLLVARYREELRRHEDRHEAMAFALHRAAPAILASAATVVLGMLCLMLAEMNSTAGLGPVAAIGISVTFLVMVTLLPALLVICGRWVFWPRVPSFHSPEPTQSGIWARVGRRIAVRPRTVWVATSLLLAVACLGLLRLDTSGLSTEDSYTREFQSITGQQALEEHGLVDRSNTVQVVADAAQGDAVRQAMAGVEGIASPSDPVVIGDVAYVEAVLDQDVSSPAAFDAVEAIREATHAVPGADALVGGGSAFYLDTKEASSRDNQVIIPTILVLVFLILTVLLRAIVSPLILVATVVLSFGAAMGISALFFEYVFGFAGSDPSFPLFAFVFLVALGIDYNIFLMTRVREETQTRGTRAGSLVALTSTGGVITSAGLVLAATFAVLGTIPVVFLAELGFAVALGVILDTMVVRSVLVTAINLDLGGRIWWPSRLDRADRTVQPVAAPDLESVP; encoded by the coding sequence ATGCACAGACAGATCGCCGGAATGCTCACGGGTCGCGCCACCAAGTGGCTGGTGCTGGGCCTGTGGCTGGTCGTCACGGTGGTCGCGAGCACGTTCGCGGCCAAGCTCGTCGACGTGCAGAACAACGAGGCCTCCTCGTGGCTGCCGGAGAGCGCCGAGTCCACGCGCGCCCTGGAGAAGCTGACCTCCTTCCAGGACCCGAACTCCATCCCCACGGTCGTGGTCTACGAGAAGAGCTCGGGACTCACCGAGCAGGACCTGGCGGCGGCCACCGAGGACGCCAAGAGGTTCGCCGAGGTCGAGGGCGTCGAGGGTGAGGTCGTCGGACCGCTGCCCTCGCAGGACGGCGAGGCGCTGCAGACCATCGTCACCTTCAACTTCGGCTCGGACGGCTGGAACAGCCTGCCCGACGCCGCGGACGAGCTGAAGGAGATCGCGGGGATCAGCGGCGGCGACGTCTACATCGCGGGCGCCGGTGGCCAGGCCGCGGACTCCGCCGAGGCATTCGGCGGCATCGACACCACGCTGCTGTTCTCCACCCTGTCGGTCGTCATCGTCATCCTGCTCCTCACCTACCGCAGCCCGGTGCTGTGGATCCTGCCGATCCTGTGTGCCGGAGTGGCACTGTTCTCCTCCCAGGCGCTGATCTACTTCCTCGCCAAGTACGCCGACCTGACGGTGAACGGGCAGAGCTACGCCATCCTGACGATCCTGGTGATCGGAGCCGGGACCGACTACGCGCTGCTGCTGGTGGCCCGCTACCGAGAGGAGCTGCGCCGGCACGAGGACCGGCACGAGGCGATGGCGTTCGCGCTGCACCGCGCCGCTCCGGCCATCCTGGCCAGTGCCGCGACCGTGGTGCTGGGGATGCTGTGCCTGATGCTGGCGGAGATGAACTCCACCGCGGGCCTGGGCCCGGTCGCGGCGATCGGCATCAGCGTCACCTTCCTGGTCATGGTGACCCTGCTCCCGGCGCTGCTGGTGATCTGCGGTCGCTGGGTCTTCTGGCCCCGCGTGCCGTCCTTCCACTCCCCCGAGCCGACCCAGTCCGGCATCTGGGCGCGGGTCGGCCGCCGGATCGCGGTCCGGCCGCGCACGGTCTGGGTGGCGACGTCGTTGCTGCTCGCCGTCGCCTGCCTGGGCCTGCTCCGCCTGGACACCAGCGGCCTGTCGACCGAGGACTCCTACACCCGCGAGTTCCAGTCGATCACCGGCCAGCAGGCCCTGGAGGAGCACGGTCTGGTGGACCGGTCCAACACGGTGCAGGTGGTCGCCGACGCCGCGCAGGGCGACGCGGTGCGCCAGGCCATGGCCGGGGTCGAGGGCATCGCGTCGCCCAGCGACCCGGTCGTGATCGGGGACGTCGCCTACGTCGAGGCGGTGCTCGACCAGGACGTCTCCTCGCCGGCTGCCTTCGACGCGGTGGAGGCCATCCGGGAGGCGACCCACGCCGTGCCGGGTGCCGACGCGCTGGTGGGCGGCGGCTCGGCGTTCTACCTCGACACCAAGGAGGCGTCCAGCCGCGACAACCAGGTGATCATCCCGACCATCCTGGTGCTGGTGTTCCTGATCCTCACCGTGCTGCTCCGGGCCATCGTCTCGCCCCTGATCCTGGTGGCCACCGTGGTGCTCTCCTTCGGTGCCGCGATGGGCATCTCGGCGCTGTTCTTCGAGTACGTCTTCGGGTTCGCCGGCTCCGACCCGTCGTTCCCGCTGTTCGCGTTCGTCTTCCTGGTCGCCCTGGGGATCGACTACAACATCTTCCTGATGACCCGGGTCCGCGAGGAGACGCAGACCCGGGGCACCCGGGCCGGGTCCCTGGTGGCCCTGACCTCGACGGGTGGCGTGATCACCTCGGCCGGCCTGGTCCTGGCAGCGACGTTCGCGGTCCTGGGCACCATCCCGGTGGTCTTCCTCGCCGAGCTCGGGTTCGCGGTCGCGCTGGGCGTCATCCTGGACACCATGGTCGTCCGCTCGGTGCTGGTCACCGCCATCAACCTCGACCTGGGAGGCCGGATCTGGTGGCCCAGCAGACTGGACCGCGCCGACCGCACGGTCCAGCCGGTGGCGGCTCCCGACCTGGAGTCCGTGCCCTGA
- a CDS encoding sugar ABC transporter permease gives MTQTGEEIQTAQAAMAADLADERLIKTQGVAGYARLLGTRLRSGELGNLPVVVGLLVICLGFYLQEPRFLSSRSLVSISQFAAPVGIIALGIVLVLLLGEIDLSVGSVSGFAAATMAVLLVEQGSGTVLAVAAGIGVGVVIGLCYAWLFNKLGVPSFVFSLAGLLGFQGALLYVLGKNGTINLPSDNFLVQFTRFEFLSPVASYVLVVLVTGLYLGSGLLTIAQRRRAELSTPWLPVLLVKAAALLVLLLVLTWYVNIDRGWSYLWLFFVALVVLMDLALRRTRWGRHVYAVGGNEEAARRAGIKVDRIYVSVFVLGSTLAAVGGLLAAGLQTSVSQASGTTDTNLTAIAAAVIGGTSLFGGRGSAYSALLGIIVLQAIQTGLNLVGVDSSVRFMVTGGVLLLAVTIDSISRRVRSSSGRG, from the coding sequence ATGACGCAGACGGGTGAGGAGATCCAGACGGCGCAGGCGGCGATGGCTGCCGACCTCGCGGACGAGCGTCTGATCAAGACCCAGGGGGTCGCCGGGTACGCCCGACTGCTCGGGACTCGGCTCCGGTCCGGGGAGCTCGGCAACCTGCCGGTGGTGGTGGGGCTGCTCGTGATCTGCCTCGGCTTCTACCTCCAGGAGCCCCGGTTCCTCTCCTCGCGCAGCCTGGTCTCGATCAGCCAGTTCGCCGCGCCGGTGGGCATCATCGCCCTCGGCATCGTGCTGGTCCTGCTGCTGGGGGAGATCGACCTGTCGGTGGGATCGGTCAGCGGGTTCGCCGCGGCGACCATGGCGGTGCTGCTGGTGGAGCAGGGCTCCGGCACCGTGCTCGCCGTCGCGGCCGGCATCGGCGTCGGGGTGGTGATCGGGCTCTGCTACGCCTGGCTGTTCAACAAGCTGGGAGTGCCGTCGTTCGTCTTCTCCCTGGCGGGGCTGCTGGGCTTCCAGGGAGCCCTGCTCTACGTGCTGGGCAAGAACGGCACGATCAACCTGCCCTCGGACAACTTCCTGGTCCAGTTCACCCGGTTCGAGTTCCTGAGCCCGGTGGCCTCCTACGTCCTGGTCGTGCTGGTCACCGGTCTCTACCTCGGCTCCGGCCTGCTCACCATCGCCCAACGGCGCCGGGCCGAGCTCAGCACCCCGTGGCTGCCGGTGCTGCTGGTCAAGGCAGCAGCGCTGCTGGTGCTGCTGCTGGTGCTGACCTGGTACGTCAACATCGACCGCGGGTGGAGCTACCTGTGGCTGTTCTTCGTCGCACTGGTGGTGCTGATGGACCTGGCGCTGAGGCGCACCCGGTGGGGACGACACGTGTACGCCGTGGGTGGCAACGAGGAGGCGGCTCGCCGTGCCGGCATCAAGGTGGACCGGATCTACGTCTCCGTCTTCGTCCTGGGCTCGACCCTGGCTGCGGTCGGTGGCCTGCTCGCCGCGGGGCTCCAGACCTCGGTCTCCCAGGCCAGCGGCACCACCGACACCAACCTGACCGCGATCGCGGCGGCAGTGATCGGCGGTACGTCGCTGTTCGGCGGCCGCGGGTCGGCGTACTCGGCGTTGCTGGGGATCATCGTGCTGCAGGCCATCCAGACGGGCCTGAACCTGGTCGGGGTGGACTCGTCGGTGCGCTTCATGGTGACCGGGGGCGTGCTGCTGCTGGCCGTGACCATCGACTCGATCTCGCGCCGGGTGCGCTCCTCCAGCGGTCGGGGCTAG
- a CDS encoding ATP-binding cassette domain-containing protein, whose amino-acid sequence MTTSLDRAPVGESVLSLTGVSKRFGAVQALTEVQLEVRAGEVVALVGDNGAGKSTLVKVISGVYAPDSGDITFSGRQIHVGGPSEAQALGIATVFQDLALCDNLDVVANLFLGQERLAGPFIDEVAMEKEAWRLLRTLSAKIPSVRIPIASLSGGQRQTVAIARSLVGSPKVVMLDEPTAALGVAQTAEVLNLIERLRATGLAVILVSHNMADVQAVADRIVVLRLGRNAAEFRVEEATTEELVAAITGASDNVVAERANRGGGHDDADG is encoded by the coding sequence ATGACGACCTCCCTCGACCGAGCTCCGGTCGGGGAGAGCGTGCTCTCCCTGACCGGGGTCTCCAAGCGGTTCGGCGCCGTGCAGGCCCTCACCGAGGTCCAGCTCGAGGTGCGCGCCGGCGAGGTGGTGGCCCTGGTGGGCGACAACGGCGCCGGCAAGTCCACTCTCGTCAAGGTCATCTCCGGGGTCTACGCGCCCGACTCGGGGGACATCACCTTCTCCGGTCGGCAGATCCACGTCGGCGGACCGTCGGAGGCCCAGGCCCTGGGCATCGCCACGGTGTTCCAGGACCTGGCCCTGTGCGACAACCTCGACGTGGTGGCCAACCTGTTCCTGGGTCAGGAGCGGCTGGCCGGGCCCTTCATCGACGAGGTGGCGATGGAGAAGGAGGCGTGGCGCCTGCTCAGGACGCTGTCGGCCAAGATCCCGTCGGTCCGCATCCCGATCGCCTCGCTCTCGGGAGGGCAACGGCAGACCGTCGCCATCGCCCGCAGCCTGGTGGGCAGCCCCAAGGTGGTCATGCTGGACGAGCCCACGGCGGCCCTGGGCGTGGCCCAGACCGCAGAGGTGCTCAACCTGATCGAGCGCCTGCGCGCCACCGGCCTGGCCGTCATCCTGGTCAGTCACAACATGGCGGACGTCCAGGCGGTGGCTGACCGGATCGTGGTGCTGCGCCTGGGTCGCAACGCGGCCGAGTTCCGGGTCGAGGAGGCCACCACCGAGGAGCTGGTGGCCGCGATCACCGGCGCCTCGGACAACGTGGTCGCCGAGCGCGCGAACCGGGGAGGGGGACACGATGACGCAGACGGGTGA
- a CDS encoding substrate-binding domain-containing protein, protein MSATLHRYAAWGAALLIGAAGLSACGANDSQDGDGGDGGDQVIALLLPESKTTRYETFDRPLFEGKVAELCGECEVVYYNADQDEAKQTQQVDTAISEGASVIVLDPVNGAGAGGMVQTAQDSGAQVIAYDRFIEDADYYISFDNETVGRMQGEALVEAMGDKGGILMLNGAPTDPNAAQFKAGAHSAIDDSGVKILEEYDNPDWSPNNAQEFVTDQLSKYDADQINGVYAANDGQAGGVVAALTGGGVAVDQLPPITGQDAELAAIQRILAGEQEMTIYKPIAVEAEKAAELVVALVNGDDVGETVDFEGVPSFIFDPIVVTSDNVGDTVVEDEFYSVSDICTDEYADACADAGLS, encoded by the coding sequence ATGTCCGCAACCCTGCACCGCTACGCAGCCTGGGGTGCTGCACTGCTCATCGGCGCCGCCGGCCTGTCGGCCTGTGGGGCCAACGACTCCCAGGACGGCGACGGCGGCGACGGCGGTGACCAGGTCATCGCCCTGCTGCTCCCGGAGTCGAAGACCACCCGTTACGAGACGTTCGACCGCCCGCTGTTCGAGGGCAAGGTCGCCGAGCTCTGCGGCGAGTGCGAGGTCGTCTACTACAACGCCGACCAGGACGAGGCGAAGCAGACCCAGCAGGTCGACACCGCCATCTCCGAGGGCGCCAGCGTGATCGTGCTCGACCCGGTCAACGGAGCCGGGGCGGGAGGCATGGTCCAGACCGCCCAGGACTCCGGAGCCCAGGTGATCGCCTACGACCGGTTCATCGAGGACGCCGACTACTACATCTCCTTCGACAACGAGACTGTCGGCCGCATGCAGGGCGAGGCCCTGGTGGAGGCCATGGGCGACAAGGGCGGCATCCTGATGCTCAACGGCGCTCCCACGGACCCCAACGCGGCCCAGTTCAAGGCCGGCGCCCACAGCGCCATCGACGACTCCGGGGTGAAGATCCTCGAGGAGTACGACAACCCCGACTGGAGCCCCAACAACGCCCAGGAGTTCGTCACCGACCAGCTCAGCAAGTACGACGCCGACCAGATCAACGGCGTCTACGCGGCCAACGACGGTCAGGCCGGCGGCGTCGTGGCCGCGCTCACCGGCGGTGGCGTGGCGGTGGACCAGCTGCCGCCGATCACCGGCCAGGACGCGGAGCTCGCGGCGATCCAACGGATCCTCGCCGGTGAGCAGGAGATGACCATCTACAAGCCGATCGCGGTCGAGGCCGAGAAGGCCGCCGAGCTTGTGGTGGCACTGGTCAACGGTGACGACGTCGGCGAGACCGTGGACTTCGAGGGCGTGCCGTCGTTCATCTTCGACCCGATCGTGGTCACCAGCGACAACGTGGGGGACACCGTGGTGGAGGACGAGTTCTACAGCGTCTCCGACATCTGCACCGACGAGTACGCCGACGCCTGTGCGGACGCCGGCCTGAGCTGA
- a CDS encoding ROK family transcriptional regulator: MSPRDRAPGSPASLRTANLHRVLAVLRRGAPHGEAATPVTQATLARLTGLAPATVSSIVRDLAARELVETEPGSGRRGTTVQLARGAGVVAGIDFGHSHVAVAFGDLTGAVVSEHRVPLGSGHDWEDGVALARTLLEELLTRHGLDLTRLRGITMALPAPVTDGVVRSSAILPGWVGVRATDVASKHFGLPVHVENDANLGALAEHRLGVARGETSSVFIKISSGIGAGIVIEDSLHRGSTGAAGEIGHLTLDDQGPMCRCGSRGCLEAYASVPAVVAMMAPQLPGAGIDDLVTAAGEGNVAAIRTFEDAGLHLGWGLASIVNLLNPALVVVGGDMARAGELLLEPARIGLRRHALDAVAATPVLASHLGERASLAGAVLQAAERIELALD, from the coding sequence ATGTCTCCCCGCGACCGCGCTCCCGGCTCCCCCGCCTCGCTGCGCACGGCCAACCTGCACCGGGTGCTCGCGGTGCTGCGCCGCGGTGCGCCGCACGGCGAGGCCGCGACCCCCGTGACCCAGGCGACCTTGGCCCGGCTGACCGGGCTGGCCCCGGCCACGGTCTCCAGCATCGTGCGCGATCTCGCCGCCCGGGAGCTCGTGGAGACCGAGCCGGGAAGCGGGCGACGAGGCACCACGGTGCAGCTGGCCCGGGGGGCCGGGGTCGTCGCCGGGATCGACTTCGGTCACAGCCACGTCGCCGTCGCCTTCGGCGACCTGACCGGAGCCGTGGTCTCGGAGCACCGGGTCCCGCTGGGCTCGGGTCACGACTGGGAGGACGGCGTGGCTCTCGCCCGCACGCTGCTGGAGGAGCTGCTGACCCGGCACGGTCTCGACCTCACCCGGCTCCGCGGGATCACCATGGCGCTGCCGGCTCCGGTCACCGACGGGGTGGTCCGGTCCTCGGCGATCCTCCCCGGCTGGGTGGGGGTGCGCGCCACGGACGTGGCCAGCAAGCACTTCGGGCTGCCCGTTCACGTGGAGAACGACGCCAACCTGGGGGCCCTGGCCGAGCACCGGCTCGGCGTGGCACGCGGCGAGACCAGCTCGGTGTTCATCAAGATCAGCTCGGGCATCGGCGCCGGCATCGTCATCGAGGACTCGCTGCACCGCGGCAGCACCGGAGCCGCCGGGGAGATCGGGCACCTCACGCTCGACGACCAGGGCCCGATGTGCCGCTGCGGCAGCCGGGGATGCCTGGAGGCGTACGCGTCGGTGCCGGCCGTCGTGGCCATGATGGCCCCGCAGCTCCCCGGGGCCGGGATCGACGACCTCGTCACCGCTGCCGGGGAGGGCAACGTCGCCGCCATCCGCACGTTCGAGGACGCCGGGCTGCACCTGGGGTGGGGCCTGGCGAGCATCGTCAACCTGCTCAACCCAGCCCTGGTGGTGGTGGGTGGTGACATGGCGCGCGCCGGCGAGCTGCTGCTGGAACCTGCACGGATCGGTCTGCGGCGCCACGCTCTGGACGCCGTCGCCGCCACCCCGGTGCTGGCCAGCCACCTGGGCGAGCGAGCGTCGTTGGCCGGTGCCGTGCTGCAGGCGGCCGAGCGCATCGAGCTGGCGCTGGACTAG
- a CDS encoding substrate-binding domain-containing protein, with product MGVGGGGAARRTRRGLLALVVSVLLTAAGLSGCVKPDRAVVAFLLASDRADRWAQVDEPFFRARFEQTCQGCDYLTYNAQQDAGRQAQQLDEALESGADVVVLNAVDSEAAEDLVLTAGDVPVIAYDRYVAGADWFVSVDPEEIGQLIGESVVDRVGKRAGVLLVNGPTSDANARTIRSAVSRVLERNDVRVLAELDPSSWDAQEAEAFVAENARLLPRVKAIVASNDTQAGGVVQALQEAGVAKSDYPFVTGQDAELSAVHRIVGREQGMTVYKPLPALAERAADLAVDVLAGDETQGASDYEGVPTFLFAPAAVGPGSIARTVLRDRVYDLDEICPAELLQECEALALR from the coding sequence GTGGGAGTAGGGGGCGGCGGCGCCGCCCGCCGCACCAGGCGAGGTCTGCTCGCGCTCGTGGTCAGCGTCCTGCTCACCGCGGCGGGGCTGTCCGGTTGCGTCAAGCCCGACCGGGCCGTGGTGGCGTTCCTGCTCGCCTCCGACCGGGCCGACCGGTGGGCGCAGGTCGACGAGCCGTTCTTCCGGGCGCGGTTCGAGCAGACCTGCCAGGGCTGCGACTACCTGACCTACAACGCCCAGCAGGACGCGGGCCGCCAGGCGCAGCAGCTCGACGAGGCGCTCGAGTCCGGCGCCGACGTGGTGGTGCTGAACGCGGTGGACTCTGAGGCCGCCGAGGACCTGGTCCTCACCGCAGGCGACGTGCCCGTGATCGCCTACGACCGCTACGTGGCCGGGGCGGACTGGTTCGTCTCGGTGGACCCCGAGGAGATCGGCCAGCTCATCGGGGAGTCGGTCGTCGACCGGGTTGGCAAGCGAGCCGGCGTGCTCCTGGTCAACGGGCCGACGAGCGACGCCAACGCGCGCACCATCCGCAGCGCCGTGAGCCGGGTGCTGGAGCGGAACGACGTGCGCGTGCTCGCCGAGCTCGACCCGTCGTCCTGGGACGCCCAGGAGGCGGAGGCGTTCGTGGCCGAGAACGCACGCCTGCTGCCTCGCGTCAAGGCGATCGTGGCCTCGAACGACACCCAGGCCGGTGGCGTGGTCCAGGCACTGCAGGAGGCGGGGGTCGCGAAGTCCGACTATCCGTTCGTCACAGGCCAGGACGCCGAGCTGTCCGCCGTGCACCGGATCGTGGGACGGGAGCAGGGGATGACGGTCTACAAGCCGCTGCCCGCCCTGGCCGAGCGGGCGGCCGACCTCGCCGTCGACGTGCTCGCGGGCGACGAGACCCAAGGGGCCAGTGACTACGAGGGCGTGCCGACGTTCCTGTTCGCCCCCGCCGCGGTCGGCCCTGGCAGCATCGCCCGCACCGTGCTGCGCGACCGGGTCTACGACCTCGACGAGATCTGCCCGGCCGAGCTGCTGCAGGAGTGCGAGGCGCTCGCCCTTCGCTAG
- the guaA gene encoding glutamine-hydrolyzing GMP synthase, with protein MSEHDLVLVVDFGAQYAQLIARRVREARVYSEIVPHTMPVAEMLARKPAAIILSGGPSSVYADGAPGIDTTIFTSQTPVFGMCYGFQLMAQGLGGEVAHTGAREYGRTPVTVLEPGTLLGELPGAHNVWMSHGDSVQAAPDGFTVLASTDVTPVAAFEDTARRMAGVQWHPEVLHTEHGQQVLEHFLLDIAGCRPTWTMVNIVEEQIERIREQIGEDGRAICGLSGGVDSAVAAAMVQRAIGDRLDCVFVDHGLLRKGEAEQVERDFVAATGVKLHVVDAEQRFAEALAGVSDPEEKRKIIGREFIRVFEAAEADVLGDAASSGAKVAFLVQGTLYPDVVESGGGAGTSNIKSHHNVGGLPDDLEFELVEPLRTLFKDEVRLVGEQLGLPAEIVWRHPFPGPGLAIRIIGEVTRERLEILREADAIAREELTRAGLDRDIWQFPVVLLGDVRSVGVQGDGRTYGHPVVLRPVTSEDAMTADWARLPYDVLEKISTRITNEVAEINRVTLDITSKPPGTIEWE; from the coding sequence ATGTCGGAGCACGATCTGGTCCTGGTGGTCGACTTCGGAGCGCAGTACGCGCAGCTGATCGCCCGCCGGGTCCGCGAGGCACGCGTCTACTCCGAGATCGTGCCGCACACCATGCCGGTGGCGGAGATGCTGGCGCGCAAGCCCGCCGCGATCATCCTCTCCGGCGGTCCCTCGAGCGTGTACGCCGACGGCGCCCCGGGCATCGACACCACGATCTTCACCTCCCAGACCCCGGTCTTCGGGATGTGCTACGGGTTCCAGCTGATGGCCCAGGGCCTCGGCGGCGAGGTCGCGCACACCGGGGCACGGGAGTACGGCCGGACGCCGGTGACGGTCCTGGAGCCCGGCACCCTGCTGGGGGAGCTGCCCGGAGCGCACAACGTGTGGATGTCCCACGGAGACTCGGTGCAGGCCGCGCCCGACGGCTTCACCGTGCTCGCCTCCACCGACGTCACGCCGGTCGCGGCCTTCGAGGACACCGCACGCCGGATGGCTGGCGTGCAGTGGCACCCGGAGGTGCTGCACACCGAGCACGGGCAGCAGGTCCTGGAGCACTTCCTCCTCGACATCGCCGGCTGCCGGCCCACCTGGACCATGGTCAACATCGTCGAGGAGCAGATCGAGCGGATCCGGGAGCAGATCGGCGAGGACGGCCGCGCCATCTGCGGGCTCTCCGGCGGGGTCGACTCCGCCGTCGCGGCCGCCATGGTGCAGCGCGCCATCGGCGACCGACTGGACTGCGTCTTCGTGGACCACGGGCTGCTGCGCAAGGGCGAGGCCGAGCAGGTCGAGCGTGACTTCGTCGCCGCCACCGGCGTCAAGCTGCACGTCGTGGACGCCGAGCAGCGCTTCGCCGAGGCCCTCGCCGGGGTGTCGGACCCCGAGGAGAAGCGCAAGATCATCGGCCGGGAGTTCATCCGGGTCTTCGAGGCGGCCGAGGCCGACGTGCTGGGCGACGCGGCGTCCTCGGGCGCCAAGGTGGCCTTCCTGGTCCAAGGCACGCTCTACCCGGACGTGGTGGAGTCCGGCGGCGGTGCCGGCACCTCCAACATCAAGTCCCACCACAACGTGGGTGGGCTGCCCGACGACCTGGAGTTCGAGCTGGTCGAGCCGCTGCGCACCCTGTTCAAGGACGAGGTCCGCCTGGTCGGCGAGCAGCTCGGTCTGCCCGCCGAGATCGTGTGGCGCCACCCCTTCCCCGGGCCGGGCCTGGCGATCCGGATCATCGGCGAGGTCACCCGGGAGCGGCTGGAGATCCTGCGGGAGGCCGACGCCATCGCCCGCGAGGAGCTGACGCGGGCCGGGCTGGACCGCGACATCTGGCAGTTCCCGGTGGTGCTGCTGGGCGACGTGCGCTCGGTGGGGGTGCAGGGCGACGGCCGCACCTACGGCCACCCCGTGGTGCTGCGTCCGGTGACCTCGGAGGACGCGATGACCGCCGACTGGGCGCGCCTGCCCTACGACGTCCTGGAGAAGATCTCCACTCGGATCACCAACGAGGTGGCTGAGATCAACCGGGTCACCCTCGACATCACCTCCAAGCCGCCGGGCACCATCGAGTGGGAGTAG